In the Oscillospiraceae bacterium genome, CGAGATGAAGAGCTACGAGGAGGGCGGCAACGGCTGGATGGTCGTTGTCATGCTGGTCGTTGCCATTGCGATCTCCACGTTCAACATCTGGCGCAAGCTGCGCAAAAAGTCCCGCGATAACTACTGATTTCTCAAAGCGCTCTGCCTCTTTGGCAGGGCGTTTTGCTTTTTGTGCATTTTCGTGCTATACTGTTGGATAAGTTGACTTTGCTATTGACCATAAGGAGAGCACCCTATGTCCGCTGCACCCAAAACCTACACGCAAAAATTCACCGTCTACCGCCACGATGGCGACCATCTCGGCAATGTAAAGCCCGGTGCGTTGCTGCGCTATGCCCAGCAGATCGCCACCACCCACGCCGAAGCCGCCGGGCTGACCGATGAAGTTTACACCGCCACCCGCACGGCCTTTGTGTTGGCCAAACTGGCTTTGCATATTGACCGCACACCCCGCGTGGACGAAGAACTGACCCTTGTCACCCAGCCGGAGTGCTGCAAGCGCGCCGTCAATAAGCGCATCACCCATTTTTACGATGCCGACGGGGCCGAGGTCGCCGTTATTGACAGTCGCTGGGTGCTCATCGACATTGACAAGCGCATCATTCTGCGCAAACACCCTGAGCAGTTTGCCGACCATTGGGCCGAGGATGTGCCCTTTGCACTGCCGATGAAGATGACCAAGGCCGCGCCCGAAGCCTGCGAACTGGCAGGGGAGCCGGTCGCCAGCTATTCTCGCTGCGATATGAACGGCCATCTCAATAATACGCGCTATGCCGATATTCTGTGCGACGCGCTGCCCTGGTCCGTGTGGGAGCAGGGCACCGTGCAGGATCTGCTGCTCTTCTATCACCGCGAGGTCCCGCGGGGTGAATCCTTTA is a window encoding:
- a CDS encoding thioesterase, with translation MSAAPKTYTQKFTVYRHDGDHLGNVKPGALLRYAQQIATTHAEAAGLTDEVYTATRTAFVLAKLALHIDRTPRVDEELTLVTQPECCKRAVNKRITHFYDADGAEVAVIDSRWVLIDIDKRIILRKHPEQFADHWAEDVPFALPMKMTKAAPEACELAGEPVASYSRCDMNGHLNNTRYADILCDALPWSVWEQGTVQDLLLFYHREVPRGESFTLSRARTGEKQYYFNGEREGKSAFEASITFA